A window of the Amycolatopsis solani genome harbors these coding sequences:
- a CDS encoding helix-turn-helix domain-containing protein — MLIDGEEYQRILGDELRKLRRSRGWTRKELNQHLQSEISLQTLATYELGTRQCSVVRLVELCVAMDELPQDLLAKVHRRVFVDEPGRVRVDLRKVVADESAELLPLRRWAEDRLRQVGDHGAAEIALDLPALERMAELCELPTVELIARLRRYASR; from the coding sequence GTGCTGATCGACGGCGAGGAGTACCAGCGGATTCTCGGGGACGAGCTCCGGAAGCTCCGGCGCAGCCGCGGCTGGACGCGCAAGGAGCTCAACCAGCACCTGCAGAGCGAGATTTCGCTCCAGACGCTGGCCACCTACGAGCTGGGCACGAGACAGTGCTCCGTCGTGCGCCTGGTCGAGCTGTGCGTCGCGATGGACGAGCTGCCCCAGGACCTGCTGGCCAAGGTGCACCGCCGGGTGTTCGTCGACGAGCCCGGCCGGGTCCGCGTCGACCTGCGCAAGGTCGTCGCCGACGAGTCCGCCGAGCTGCTCCCGCTCCGCCGCTGGGCCGAGGACCGGCTGCGGCAGGTGGGCGACCACGGCGCCGCCGAGATCGCGCTCGACCTGCCCGCACTGGAGCGCATGGCCGAGCTCTGCGAGCTGCCGACGGTCGAGCTGATCGCCCGCCTCCGCCGCTACGCCTCCCGCTAG
- a CDS encoding LCP family protein, giving the protein MDHPPRNGQGDRRPARPWQDEPGRRTPPPSRRPAPRREPVDARRAAPPPRRPQPRPVARGRRNSFRGAKIALAVVSLLVMGLTGYAWAAMQGLVNGLNYANVISDGGGGDKPADGARDILLVGLDSRTDAQGNPLSREVLDELRAGDSDGELNTDSLIFVHIPNDGSKAVAMSLPRDSYVDIPGFGKHKINSAYARAMLQARKDLQKQGVTDPKELDVKANQAGAKELIATIEKLTGSTIDNYAAVNLLGFSDITKAIGGVDVCLNNNVKDQYSGANFSKGQHTISGVEALEFVRQRHGLPNGDLDRVVRQQVFMAGMARKVLSAGTLTNPGKLNDLIDAIKKSVVLNQNWDIFGFAQQMKGLTGGQLEFRTIPVKNIEYKTPEDGTAIQVDPAEVKQFVQSLAGPQAGQTAPPAQQADPANKATTVDVRNASGKTGLAASVAKTLEGKGFTSGETANATSRKTTVIWVPKGGKDKGQAVAEALGGSPTIQEDKSVQAGHVTVFLGSDFEGTTSDASSGAGAGASSSAPSQAAAPPADEEKPITAEGVPCVN; this is encoded by the coding sequence GTGGATCACCCGCCTCGGAACGGGCAAGGCGACCGCCGCCCCGCCCGGCCCTGGCAGGACGAGCCAGGCCGGCGCACGCCACCGCCGTCACGCCGCCCCGCGCCCCGCCGCGAGCCCGTGGACGCCCGGCGTGCCGCTCCTCCGCCGCGCCGCCCCCAGCCGCGCCCGGTCGCGCGGGGCCGCCGCAACTCCTTCCGCGGCGCGAAGATCGCGCTGGCCGTCGTCTCGCTGCTGGTGATGGGCCTGACCGGGTACGCGTGGGCGGCCATGCAGGGCCTGGTCAACGGTCTGAACTACGCGAACGTGATCAGCGACGGCGGCGGTGGCGACAAGCCCGCCGACGGCGCCCGCGACATCCTGCTGGTCGGCCTCGACAGCCGCACCGACGCCCAGGGCAACCCGCTCTCGCGCGAGGTGCTCGACGAGCTGCGGGCCGGCGACTCCGACGGCGAGCTCAACACCGACTCGCTGATCTTCGTGCACATCCCGAACGACGGCAGCAAGGCCGTCGCGATGTCGCTGCCGCGCGACTCCTACGTCGACATCCCCGGCTTCGGCAAGCACAAGATCAACTCAGCCTACGCCCGCGCGATGCTGCAGGCCCGCAAGGACCTGCAGAAACAGGGCGTCACCGACCCCAAGGAGCTCGACGTCAAGGCCAACCAGGCCGGGGCGAAGGAGCTCATCGCGACCATCGAGAAGCTCACCGGGTCGACCATCGACAACTACGCCGCGGTCAACCTGCTCGGCTTCAGCGACATCACCAAGGCCATCGGCGGCGTCGACGTCTGCCTGAACAACAACGTCAAGGACCAGTACTCCGGCGCGAACTTCAGCAAGGGCCAGCACACGATCTCCGGCGTCGAGGCGCTGGAGTTCGTCCGGCAGCGCCACGGCCTGCCCAACGGCGACCTCGACCGGGTCGTCCGCCAGCAGGTGTTCATGGCCGGCATGGCGCGCAAGGTGCTGTCGGCGGGCACGCTGACCAACCCGGGCAAGCTCAACGACCTGATCGACGCCATCAAGAAGTCGGTCGTGCTCAACCAGAACTGGGACATCTTCGGGTTCGCCCAGCAGATGAAGGGCCTGACCGGCGGCCAGCTCGAGTTCCGCACCATCCCGGTGAAGAACATCGAGTACAAGACCCCCGAGGACGGCACGGCCATCCAGGTCGACCCGGCCGAGGTGAAGCAGTTCGTGCAGAGCCTCGCCGGGCCGCAGGCGGGCCAGACCGCGCCGCCCGCGCAGCAGGCCGACCCGGCGAACAAGGCGACCACGGTCGACGTCCGCAACGCCTCCGGCAAGACCGGCCTGGCCGCGAGCGTCGCCAAGACCCTCGAAGGCAAGGGCTTCACCTCCGGCGAAACGGCGAACGCGACCTCGCGCAAGACGACGGTCATCTGGGTGCCGAAGGGCGGCAAGGACAAGGGCCAGGCCGTCGCGGAAGCGCTCGGTGGCTCGCCGACGATCCAGGAGGACAAGAGCGTCCAGGCCGGTCACGTGACGGTCTTCCTCGGCTCGGACTTCGAGGGCACGACGTCCGACGCGAGCTCGGGCGCCGGTGCCGGCGCCTCGTCGAGCGCGCCGTCGCAGGCCGCGGCGCCGCCGGCCGACGAGGAGAAGCCGATCACCGCCGAGGGCGTCCCCTGCGTCAACTGA
- a CDS encoding phospholipase A2, with translation MPAEPVPPRRRRPWSTSGWLMLVLLVVFAFGLIASRPPSPPDQGPPTGDVLAAQNAIDALVHPGPHPDALAELPKDFTALSGVTPGAMTARDGTVRAVHVDGGCSTPWGDDNTKWDYAVPCKAHDLGYDLLRYADRKGHPLGPEVRAALDDRLSTDMHHACDLNPMNSALTCRVVASLYSAGLVVNSWHQRWGPPVGDPIGPMVAGVLVIACLLVFRLRGWLRARREPRRTAPAPTPVDVSRWALLGAAGVVLLLVGESLTALAHWAGAAETAWWPLTWLTQLAPLIFFAGGHANAAGWRAEQERGGGYRHFLAERASPLLRPALIFAVVALLTPLALELLGSPSGTTATVMRIALHPLWLLGVYLLTIVCAPALLALHRRAPVSAAAGLLALVVGGEVAAGATGSPLPRYAATFALALLAQQLAFAHADGVRPSRRLLAVAAATGVAGLVVASVLRDGPPVLLGSPGAPAALSAPPWGVLLLGLVQLGLLGLFAVPLARLAARPGVATACRFVVRAPMSLYLAFLAAMLLLVAVVYLPGRIADGLSWLVRPRTLVAVGLLAVPATVVFWWFERHTHGARAPRAADLPGRRTAVLTRAAAALGIGYAMLGVFGFALTRFGGVAADADLLGLRLDPIQSLVHLLLGVFLLHTIRIGAGAATGTWLATALACAPSLLFAADGSTPGFLGVTLHAVTAAFALLAAAGTLLPARRPAGAAS, from the coding sequence ATGCCAGCCGAGCCCGTGCCGCCGCGTCGCCGCCGACCTTGGTCGACGTCCGGGTGGCTGATGCTCGTGCTGCTGGTCGTCTTCGCGTTCGGGCTGATCGCGTCGCGCCCGCCGTCGCCGCCCGATCAGGGGCCGCCGACCGGGGACGTGCTCGCCGCGCAGAACGCCATCGACGCGCTTGTGCACCCCGGCCCGCACCCCGACGCGCTCGCGGAACTGCCGAAGGACTTCACCGCGCTCAGCGGCGTCACCCCGGGTGCGATGACCGCGCGCGACGGCACCGTCCGCGCCGTCCACGTCGACGGCGGGTGCTCGACGCCGTGGGGTGACGACAACACCAAGTGGGACTACGCCGTGCCGTGCAAGGCGCACGACCTCGGCTACGACCTGCTGCGGTACGCCGACCGCAAGGGCCACCCGCTCGGCCCGGAGGTCCGGGCGGCGCTCGACGACCGGCTCTCCACCGACATGCACCACGCCTGCGACCTCAACCCGATGAACTCCGCGCTCACCTGCCGGGTGGTCGCGTCGCTCTACTCCGCGGGCCTGGTCGTCAACTCGTGGCACCAGCGCTGGGGCCCGCCGGTCGGTGACCCCATCGGGCCGATGGTCGCCGGGGTGCTCGTGATCGCCTGCCTGCTCGTGTTCCGGCTGCGCGGCTGGCTGCGGGCCCGCCGCGAACCCCGGCGGACCGCACCCGCACCCACGCCCGTCGACGTCAGCCGCTGGGCGCTGCTCGGCGCCGCCGGCGTCGTCCTCCTGCTCGTCGGCGAGTCCCTGACGGCGCTGGCGCACTGGGCAGGGGCCGCCGAGACGGCGTGGTGGCCGCTCACCTGGCTCACCCAGCTCGCCCCACTGATCTTCTTCGCCGGCGGCCACGCCAACGCCGCCGGCTGGCGCGCCGAACAGGAGCGGGGCGGCGGCTACCGCCACTTCCTGGCCGAACGCGCGAGCCCGCTGCTGCGCCCCGCGTTGATCTTCGCCGTCGTCGCGCTGCTGACGCCGCTCGCGCTCGAACTGCTCGGCAGCCCGTCCGGGACGACGGCCACGGTCATGCGGATCGCGCTGCACCCGCTCTGGCTGCTCGGGGTCTACCTGCTGACGATCGTCTGCGCGCCGGCGCTGCTGGCCCTGCACCGCCGGGCGCCGGTGAGCGCGGCCGCCGGCCTGCTCGCGCTGGTCGTCGGCGGCGAGGTGGCCGCCGGCGCGACCGGCTCGCCCTTGCCCCGCTACGCGGCGACGTTCGCCCTCGCGCTCCTCGCCCAGCAACTCGCCTTCGCGCACGCTGACGGCGTACGCCCGTCGCGTCGCCTGCTCGCCGTGGCCGCCGCGACCGGGGTCGCGGGACTGGTCGTGGCGAGCGTCCTGCGGGACGGGCCACCCGTCCTGCTCGGCAGCCCGGGCGCCCCGGCGGCGTTGTCGGCGCCGCCGTGGGGCGTGCTGCTGCTCGGCCTGGTCCAGCTCGGCCTGCTCGGGCTCTTCGCCGTCCCGCTGGCGCGTCTCGCCGCGCGGCCCGGCGTCGCCACCGCCTGCCGGTTCGTCGTGCGCGCGCCGATGAGCCTCTACCTGGCCTTCCTCGCCGCGATGCTGCTGCTCGTCGCCGTCGTCTACCTGCCGGGGCGGATCGCCGACGGGCTGAGCTGGCTGGTCCGGCCGCGGACGCTGGTCGCGGTCGGCCTGCTCGCGGTGCCCGCGACCGTCGTCTTCTGGTGGTTCGAGCGGCACACCCACGGCGCGCGGGCACCGCGCGCCGCCGACCTCCCCGGCCGCCGGACGGCGGTGCTGACCAGGGCCGCGGCCGCGCTCGGCATCGGCTACGCGATGCTCGGCGTGTTCGGCTTCGCGCTGACCCGCTTCGGCGGGGTGGCCGCCGACGCCGACCTGCTCGGCCTCCGGCTCGACCCGATCCAGAGCCTGGTGCACCTGCTCCTCGGGGTCTTCCTGCTGCACACGATCCGGATCGGGGCGGGCGCGGCAACCGGCACCTGGCTGGCCACGGCGCTCGCCTGCGCGCCCTCGCTGCTGTTCGCCGCCGACGGCAGCACGCCCGGCTTCCTCGGCGTCACGCTGCACGCGGTGACGGCGGCGTTCGCCCTGCTCGCCGCGGCCGGCACGCTGCTGCCCGCCAGACGCCCGGCGGGCGCGGCGTCCTGA
- a CDS encoding GGDEF domain-containing protein — MLGSEGLAIAVLAISLAHSQALVSRDWLNFGILAAGATVHIQLTQRQEERRRNRKKTVLIDLTAVWTFSAAMILPVPLTLLVIFVVRLQHWFIARRPAHNFIFSSITHGLAAVLAHLTYTALGPHFLGTGWADFLAEFGAIVVTAAIYEAIQIVYVGGALALGMSSEPTVRNVLGSPADNMLEAITVGLGAVTAILLAVVPPMVVVMAVATVVFNRLAELDQLQNDVRTDPKTGILNMRGWSESAERALERTARSSDQLALLMVDLDHFKWINDTYGHPAGDDVLRTVAQTLDEVTRPSDLVGRFGGEEFLILLPDIDEEATWDAAERIRAAIAKLHIVTTDKRGDPATIADRTTSIGVARHPRHGDTLERLLQSADAAVYLAKENGRDQVCFAPDTLTPPAAP; from the coding sequence ATGCTGGGCAGCGAGGGATTGGCCATCGCCGTTCTCGCCATTTCGCTCGCCCATTCACAGGCGCTCGTTTCCCGCGATTGGCTGAACTTCGGAATCCTCGCCGCCGGCGCCACCGTGCACATTCAGCTCACCCAGCGCCAGGAGGAAAGGCGCCGGAACCGCAAAAAGACGGTGCTGATCGACCTCACCGCCGTGTGGACGTTTTCCGCGGCGATGATCCTGCCGGTTCCCCTGACGTTGCTCGTCATCTTCGTGGTCCGGCTCCAGCATTGGTTCATCGCCCGCCGCCCGGCCCACAACTTCATTTTCTCGTCGATCACGCACGGTCTCGCGGCGGTGCTCGCGCACCTCACCTACACCGCGCTCGGCCCCCATTTCCTGGGCACCGGCTGGGCCGACTTCCTCGCCGAGTTCGGCGCGATCGTCGTCACCGCCGCGATCTACGAGGCGATCCAGATCGTCTACGTCGGCGGGGCACTCGCGCTCGGCATGTCCTCCGAGCCCACCGTGCGTAACGTCCTGGGCAGCCCGGCCGACAACATGCTCGAAGCGATCACCGTCGGCCTCGGCGCGGTGACCGCGATTCTGCTCGCCGTCGTCCCGCCGATGGTCGTGGTGATGGCGGTCGCCACCGTGGTCTTCAATCGGCTCGCGGAACTCGACCAGCTCCAGAACGACGTCCGGACCGACCCGAAAACGGGCATTCTCAACATGCGCGGCTGGTCGGAGTCGGCGGAGCGCGCGCTGGAACGGACCGCACGATCGAGTGATCAGCTGGCACTCCTGATGGTCGATCTCGACCACTTCAAGTGGATTAACGACACCTATGGACATCCGGCGGGCGACGACGTGCTCCGCACCGTTGCGCAAACGCTCGACGAAGTGACGAGACCGAGCGACTTGGTCGGCCGTTTCGGCGGTGAGGAATTCCTCATTCTGCTCCCGGACATCGACGAAGAGGCCACCTGGGACGCGGCCGAGCGGATACGCGCCGCGATTGCGAAGTTGCACATCGTGACCACGGACAAACGCGGCGACCCGGCGACGATCGCGGACCGCACGACGTCGATCGGAGTAGCCCGCCACCCCCGCCACGGCGACACCCTGGAGCGCCTCCTCCAGTCCGCGGACGCGGCGGTCTACCTGGCCAAGGAGAACGGCCGCGACCAGGTCTGCTTCGCCCCGGACACGCTCACGCCCCCAGCGGCACCGTGA
- a CDS encoding MFS transporter has translation MFTRSGDGGYEVTTRATPRLRAVLANREFRALWFAETQSMLGDQLTIVALAILIFDRTGSPLLSAAVYSLTFLPALAGGLGLSQLADRFPRRAVLATGSLAQAGLIGLMAVPGMPMGWLFVLFVFARLANAPCNAAQNALGREIFTDDDVYLQSQDLRGITNNTAMLAGLAVGGLLVTGIGTSWALAIDALTFLVAAVAVRLMMRRRPAAGNGNAPWFGAVRQVFGDERLRVLLYLSWLVGLAVIPEGLAAPLAAQLGAGDQAVGWLLAADPLGFVVGTFLLSRFVSTEHRRKLLGVLAALPLAALAAFALHPNLVLALVLLALAGATGAYVITVSATFITWVPNDIRGSAGGLYRTGLRVAQGVGVGIGGLAAQGLGSANATIALAGAVGLLLAVPVGFAWRRVGGGEPEPRPS, from the coding sequence ATGTTCACTCGATCGGGGGACGGTGGTTACGAGGTGACGACGCGCGCGACACCGCGGCTGCGGGCCGTCCTGGCCAACCGCGAGTTCCGCGCGCTGTGGTTCGCCGAAACCCAGTCGATGCTCGGCGACCAGCTGACCATCGTCGCCCTCGCCATCCTGATCTTCGACCGGACCGGGTCGCCGCTGCTCTCCGCCGCCGTCTACTCCCTGACGTTCCTGCCCGCGCTCGCCGGCGGGCTCGGGCTGTCGCAACTCGCCGACCGGTTCCCCCGCCGCGCGGTGCTCGCGACCGGCTCGCTCGCGCAGGCCGGGCTGATCGGGCTGATGGCCGTGCCCGGGATGCCGATGGGCTGGCTGTTCGTCCTGTTCGTCTTCGCCCGGCTGGCGAACGCGCCGTGCAACGCGGCGCAGAACGCGCTCGGCCGGGAGATCTTCACCGACGACGACGTCTACCTGCAGAGCCAGGACCTGCGCGGGATCACGAACAACACGGCCATGCTGGCCGGGCTCGCCGTCGGCGGGCTGCTGGTCACCGGGATCGGGACGTCGTGGGCGCTGGCGATCGACGCGCTGACGTTCCTGGTCGCCGCCGTCGCCGTGCGGCTGATGATGCGGCGGCGCCCGGCCGCGGGGAACGGGAACGCACCGTGGTTCGGCGCCGTGAGGCAGGTTTTCGGCGACGAACGGCTGCGGGTGCTGCTCTACCTGTCCTGGCTCGTCGGCCTGGCGGTGATCCCGGAGGGGCTGGCCGCGCCGCTCGCCGCGCAGCTGGGCGCGGGTGACCAGGCCGTCGGCTGGCTGCTGGCCGCCGATCCGCTGGGGTTCGTGGTCGGGACGTTCCTGCTGTCGCGGTTCGTCTCGACGGAGCACCGCCGCAAGCTGCTGGGCGTACTGGCCGCGTTGCCGCTGGCCGCGCTCGCGGCGTTCGCGCTGCACCCGAACCTGGTGCTCGCGCTGGTCCTGCTCGCGCTGGCCGGTGCGACCGGCGCGTACGTCATCACGGTGTCCGCCACGTTCATCACGTGGGTGCCCAACGACATCCGGGGCAGCGCCGGCGGGCTGTACCGGACCGGGCTGCGGGTCGCGCAGGGGGTGGGCGTCGGCATCGGCGGGCTGGCCGCCCAGGGCCTTGGTTCCGCGAACGCGACGATCGCGCTCGCCGGTGCGGTGGGACTGCTGCTGGCCGTCCCGGTGGGGTTCGCCTGGCGCCGGGTGGGCGGCGGCGAGCCGGAACCGCGGCCGTCATGA
- a CDS encoding SDR family NAD(P)-dependent oxidoreductase: MDGLMQGKAVVVTGAGRGLGEAFAVHVARAGGAVVVNDIDVELAERTAESIRAHGGLAVASGHSVAEAGQAQEIVDLCVKEFGGIDGLVNNAGLNYEALPWEDDAEQARELVAVNVMGVVNTGLAAIKAMVGAGTGGSIVNISSGASLGQRKLGVYAASKGAVASLTYSWALDLEEQGIRVNAVCPLAHTRMVWKSERSLRACPPDRTPARIAPVVLFLLGAGSHGITGQMIRCNGPQLHVMGQPFLKQPILEREVWDTETVQKAFDEVFSAHLENYGLEKRVPPRLRKWTESTSPRTA; encoded by the coding sequence ATGGACGGGTTGATGCAAGGCAAAGCGGTCGTGGTGACCGGCGCCGGCCGGGGTCTCGGCGAGGCGTTCGCGGTGCACGTCGCCCGCGCGGGCGGCGCGGTGGTCGTCAACGACATCGACGTCGAACTGGCCGAGCGGACGGCGGAGAGCATCCGGGCGCACGGCGGACTGGCCGTCGCCAGCGGGCACAGCGTGGCCGAAGCGGGGCAGGCGCAGGAGATCGTCGACCTGTGCGTCAAGGAGTTCGGCGGGATCGACGGGCTGGTCAACAACGCCGGGCTGAACTACGAGGCACTGCCCTGGGAGGACGACGCCGAGCAGGCGCGCGAGCTCGTCGCCGTCAACGTCATGGGCGTGGTGAACACCGGGCTGGCCGCGATCAAGGCGATGGTCGGCGCGGGCACCGGCGGGTCGATCGTCAACATCTCCTCGGGCGCCTCGCTCGGGCAGCGCAAGCTCGGCGTGTACGCGGCGAGCAAGGGCGCGGTCGCGTCGCTGACCTACTCCTGGGCGCTCGACCTCGAGGAGCAGGGCATCCGCGTCAACGCCGTCTGCCCGCTCGCGCACACGCGCATGGTGTGGAAGTCCGAGCGCTCGTTGCGCGCCTGCCCGCCGGACCGCACGCCGGCCCGGATCGCCCCGGTCGTGCTGTTCCTGCTCGGCGCGGGCTCGCACGGGATCACCGGCCAGATGATCCGGTGCAACGGCCCGCAGCTGCACGTCATGGGCCAGCCGTTCCTCAAGCAGCCGATCCTCGAGCGCGAGGTGTGGGACACCGAGACGGTGCAGAAGGCGTTCGACGAGGTGTTCTCCGCCCACCTGGAGAACTACGGCCTGGAAAAGCGCGTCCCGCCGCGGCTGCGCAAGTGGACGGAGTCGACCTCACCCCGCACGGCTTGA
- a CDS encoding AMP-dependent synthetase/ligase — translation MTTPSVAEQTEGQTIPRLLHRNAVDYPDLPAITSLDLEGRPTLSWLEFRTAIAEVSRGLAGLGLAAGDRMLIMAPGCPDHIIADLAATHLSAIPCTAYATLSPDQIRFVARHSAAPIVVLGGEAELARWRPVLDDLPALRRIVVMDEAAIPEGDGRFLSLAELRNWGREALAADPDAFERSWQDIKPDDPLSMIYTSGTTGDPKGVVLSHRNAIHQAYAVTELHHPPMHATNIAYLPLAHIAERELSVYLPIVWAGHVHTLADPTAVAGALGQVHPQSFFGVPRVWEKMVAGLKNMLGSVPEDRRTALLQANELLQQGYKLRSAGQEVPAELAEKIRQTDEAALAPVRGLLGLDKLLVASSGAAALPVEIIYFLAGLGVEICEVWGLSETTGAATSNSSTDFRAGSVGKPLEGVEVKVADDGELLVRGPIVFLGYLQEDGTIQDATDADGWYATGDIGTIDEDGFVTITDRKKELIITSSGKNIAPTRIEGLLKEHPLIGQAVAIGDDRPYVTALIVLDDEIAPGWAAANGVEATPEELPSHPAVRAELERAVESANSRLARIEQIKRYHVLPKAWTPESGELTPTLKLKRRVINDRYSTNIEALYAATRDPEPAAGA, via the coding sequence TTGACCACCCCGTCCGTCGCCGAGCAGACCGAAGGCCAGACGATCCCGCGGCTGTTGCACCGCAACGCGGTCGACTACCCGGACCTGCCGGCGATCACTTCGCTCGACCTCGAAGGCCGGCCGACGCTGAGCTGGCTGGAATTCCGCACGGCGATCGCGGAGGTGTCCCGCGGACTGGCCGGGCTCGGGCTCGCCGCGGGTGACCGCATGCTGATCATGGCGCCCGGCTGCCCCGACCACATCATCGCCGACCTCGCCGCGACGCACCTGTCCGCGATCCCGTGCACCGCCTACGCCACGCTCAGCCCGGACCAGATCCGGTTCGTCGCGCGGCACAGCGCGGCACCGATCGTGGTGCTCGGCGGCGAGGCCGAGCTGGCGCGCTGGCGCCCGGTGCTCGACGACCTCCCCGCGTTGCGCCGCATCGTCGTGATGGACGAAGCCGCGATCCCGGAAGGCGACGGCCGGTTCCTCTCCCTCGCCGAACTCCGGAACTGGGGCCGGGAAGCGCTCGCCGCCGACCCGGACGCGTTCGAGCGGTCGTGGCAGGACATCAAGCCGGACGACCCGCTGTCGATGATCTACACCTCGGGCACCACCGGTGACCCGAAGGGCGTCGTGCTGTCGCACCGCAACGCGATCCACCAGGCGTACGCGGTCACCGAGCTGCACCACCCGCCTATGCACGCGACCAACATCGCGTACCTGCCGCTCGCGCACATCGCCGAGCGCGAGCTGTCGGTCTACCTGCCGATCGTGTGGGCCGGCCACGTGCACACGCTCGCCGACCCGACCGCGGTCGCCGGTGCGCTCGGCCAGGTGCACCCGCAGAGCTTCTTCGGCGTCCCGCGGGTGTGGGAGAAGATGGTCGCCGGCCTGAAGAACATGCTCGGCAGCGTCCCCGAAGACCGGCGCACGGCGTTGCTGCAGGCCAACGAGCTGCTGCAGCAGGGTTACAAGCTGCGCAGCGCCGGCCAGGAGGTGCCGGCCGAGCTCGCCGAGAAGATCCGGCAGACCGACGAAGCCGCGCTGGCGCCGGTGCGCGGGCTGCTCGGCCTCGACAAGCTGTTGGTCGCCTCCAGCGGCGCGGCCGCCCTGCCGGTGGAGATCATCTACTTCCTGGCCGGCCTCGGCGTCGAGATCTGCGAGGTCTGGGGCCTGTCGGAGACGACCGGCGCGGCGACGTCGAACTCGAGCACGGACTTCCGGGCGGGTTCAGTGGGCAAGCCCCTCGAAGGCGTCGAGGTGAAGGTCGCCGACGACGGCGAGCTGCTGGTCCGCGGCCCGATCGTCTTCCTCGGCTACCTGCAGGAGGACGGGACGATCCAGGACGCGACCGACGCCGACGGCTGGTACGCGACCGGCGACATCGGCACGATCGACGAAGACGGCTTCGTGACGATCACCGACCGCAAGAAGGAACTGATCATCACCTCGAGCGGCAAGAACATCGCGCCGACCCGCATCGAGGGCCTGCTCAAGGAGCACCCCTTGATCGGCCAGGCCGTCGCGATCGGCGACGACCGCCCGTACGTGACGGCCCTGATCGTCCTCGACGACGAAATCGCCCCCGGCTGGGCCGCGGCGAACGGCGTCGAGGCCACCCCGGAGGAGCTGCCGTCCCACCCGGCGGTCCGCGCGGAGCTGGAGCGCGCGGTCGAGTCGGCGAACAGCAGGCTGGCCCGGATCGAGCAGATCAAGCGCTACCACGTGCTGCCGAAGGCGTGGACCCCGGAATCCGGCGAGCTGACCCCGACGCTCAAGCTCAAGCGCCGGGTCATCAACGACCGCTACTCGACGAACATCGAGGCCCTGTACGCGGCAACCCGCGACCCCGAACCGGCCGCCGGCGCCTGA
- a CDS encoding transcriptional regulator — protein MTRSARALLEKIQAELAPRDGDNRLVPSIAAGRAPRAVFAALAAEEKLITLSDWRSFHALAARADEPKARAFFGGLAPGEQQANAMLDALLAATGPDHGKELPRAGCQAYPAYVAWLALNGESGAAVAGIFANFAAFGRYCRDVAAAMREHYRFTDTECAFFDFFAADVPEIEEQALAAIQAGLDARRLDPAEARRYARLFQSYELLFWNTLADEFPG, from the coding sequence ATGACGCGGTCCGCTCGTGCACTGCTCGAAAAGATCCAGGCCGAACTCGCGCCGCGCGACGGCGACAACCGGCTCGTGCCGTCGATCGCCGCCGGCCGGGCGCCGCGCGCGGTGTTCGCCGCGCTCGCCGCCGAAGAAAAGCTGATCACGCTGTCGGACTGGCGGAGCTTCCACGCGCTCGCCGCTCGCGCCGACGAGCCGAAGGCGCGCGCTTTCTTCGGCGGTCTCGCGCCGGGGGAGCAGCAGGCGAACGCGATGCTGGACGCGTTGCTGGCGGCGACTGGTCCGGACCACGGGAAGGAACTCCCGCGCGCGGGCTGCCAGGCGTACCCGGCGTACGTGGCGTGGCTCGCCCTCAACGGCGAGTCGGGGGCCGCCGTGGCCGGGATCTTCGCGAACTTCGCCGCCTTCGGCCGGTACTGCCGGGACGTCGCCGCCGCGATGCGCGAGCACTACCGCTTCACCGACACCGAGTGCGCGTTCTTCGACTTTTTCGCTGCGGACGTTCCCGAAATCGAAGAACAAGCGCTCGCGGCGATCCAGGCCGGCCTCGACGCGCGGCGGCTGGACCCGGCCGAGGCCCGCCGTTACGCGCGGCTGTTCCAGAGTTACGAACTGCTCTTCTGGAACACCCTCGCGGACGAGTTCCCGGGCTGA